The following are encoded together in the Triticum dicoccoides isolate Atlit2015 ecotype Zavitan chromosome 6B, WEW_v2.0, whole genome shotgun sequence genome:
- the LOC119325832 gene encoding ubiquitin-like protein ATG12, whose protein sequence is MAASEAEQKVVVHVRSAGNAPILKQDKFKISGRDKFLRVIEFLRRQLHQDTLFVYVNSSFSPSPDELIIDLYNNFAIDGKLVVNYALSAAWG, encoded by the exons ATGGCGGCCTCCGAGGCTGAGCAGAAAG TCGTGGTGCACGTCCGCTCGGCCGGCAACGCGCCGATACTGAAGCAAGACAAGTTCAAG ATTTCAGGACGAGATAAATTCTTGAGGGTTATTGAATTTCTTCGTCGACAACTTCATCAGGATACACTG TTTGTCTATGTCAACAGTTCGTTTTCTCCAAGCCCAGACGAGCTGATAATTGACTTGTATAAT AATTTTGCAATAGACGGGAAGCTTGTGGTAAACTATGCTTTATCGGCAGCGTGGGGTTAA